TTTGAATTTGTTGTTTTTTATCTGCGCACAGTCATATGCGAGGGCTTTATGCTTACGTTGCTATGTTTCTAAACACTCCTGCTTCATGGAGCGTTTTTTCTTTCATCCTTTCTGCTCTCCGGAAATGCACTCATCCTGAAAATCTATGGGGTGTGGGCTTGTTACCCGGATTTTTCGTCATCAGCGTTGTGATTTGTACGATCAGGACCACTCGGGCCTGAGGAGAGTGTCATTGTGTATGAAATTATAATAACCCTACTTTTACTGTTGTTATTGTTTTCTTCTGTAAAAAATAGAAAAATCAAACAAAATTTTAAAACTGATCAGAAAAAGCAAGATTTCCTTAACATGGCTTTTTTTGCGATGGAATATAGTCCTGCCTCAATTATGATTGCAGATGAAAATTGTGAAATTATTTACGTCAATCGTCAGTTTATTACCATGTCTGGCTATATGCCCGATGAAGTTATTGGCAAAAAAACGAATATATTAAACTCTGGCATGACCAACGCTAGTGTCTATGAAGATCTGTGGGCTACCATAAATAAAGGTAATATTTGGAGCGGTGAATTCGTTAACCGGCGTAAAGATGGGCAGTTGTATTGGGAAAAGGCTAATATTGCTAAAATATATAATAAGGCGAGTAACACGACCCAATACGTCGGCATTAAGTTAGATATTACAGAGCGGAAATCGCAGGAACATCATGATAATTCATACAATCGTGCGCTGGATTTGTTATCAAGCGGCGCGCCGCTGAAGGATATTCTGGATGCGATCATTTTCAGTGTGGAAGAAAAAAACCCAGGTCGTATCGTTTGTTCTGTACTGCTCGTTGATAAAGAAAAGAAATGTTTGACGCTTGGATCAGCACCGAGCCTGCCAGGCTTTTATAAAAATGCTATTCACAACGTTAAAATTGCCGATGGCGTGGCTTCTTTTGGGACCGCAGCCTATACCGGAAAACGTGTGATTGCTGACGATATTTCCGTGCATCCACATTGGTCTTTATATAAAGGGCTCGCATTATATGCCGGGCTGCGTTCGTGTTGGTCTGAACCTATCATTGGTCAGAACAAAGAAATATTAGGGGTTTTAAGCGTTTATCATCGTAAAGTGTATGTCCCGACTGAAGAGGAAATTTTCTCTATCGAGAAGTCGGCGCAGCTGATTGCGATCGCTATAGAGCGATATCATGCCATTGATATGCTGCGGCGCAGCGAGGAACACTATCGGCAACTGGCGCACTATGATTCATTAACGTCATTGGCTAATGGTCTGACGTTTGCCGAGCAAATGGAACAGGCGATTCTGTTATCGAAACAAACGGGTAGAAAAATCGCGCTGATGTTCCTGGATCTCGATAAATTTAAACAGATAAACGACTCTTTTGGGCATGCTGTTGGCGATTTGCTATTAAAAGAGGCGGCGGCGCGTATGCGTGGTGCGGTACGCGATTCTGATACGGTATATCGCCGTAGCGGCGATGAATTTATTATTCTGCTTCAGGGTATTAAGGAAATTGACAATACTCTTTATGTTGCAGATAAAATCCATAACGCACTGAACAAGCCTTTTGAGATCGATGGGAAAACGCTGGATATATCATGCAGTATCGGTATTGCGCTGTATCCAGAGCACGGTACCGATTCTCTGACGTTGGCAATTAATGCTGATTCCGCCATGTACCAGGCTAAGGCCATGGGGCGCAGTCAGACTCAGATTTATCACAGCATGAACGATCATTGATAAATGAAATAAAAAAGGCGCTCTGTCGAGTGCCTTTTTTATTATCTTTCTCGTAGTGCTTCTGCTTTTGCCCGAATAATCGGCTTTAACAAATAGCTGAGGATAGTTTTCTTGCCGGTGATTATATCAACAGAAGCCACCATGCCTGGAATGATAAGAAGCGGCTTATCGGCTGAACCCAAATAATTCTTATCAGTCCGTAAGCGAATAATATAAAAGCTGTTCCCTTCTTTATCAGTGACGGTGTCTGGGCTGATTTGTTCCAACTGACCTTTTAAACCTCCATAGATGGTGTAGTCATAAGCGGTCAATTTTATGATGGCATCCTGACCTGGGTGTAAAAAGGCAATATCCTGAGGGCGAATTTTCGCTTCGACCAACAGCTTGTCATCCAGTGGAACAATTTCTACCAGATCGCTACCCGGTTGAATCACTCCCCCGATGGTATTCACCAGAACTTGCTGCACGATACCGCGAACAGGGGAGACGACCAGCGTTCGGTTTACCCGATCTTCGAGAGCTTTACCCGTTGCTGCAATTTTGTTCAGGCTGGTTTGTGCTTCACTAAGTTGAGATAACGCCTCGCTTTTATAGCGACTACGCGTTTCCTCTATTTTATTTTCGCCCTCTTTAATCGCAGACTCCGCCCGTGGAATGGAGAGCTTGATGGAATCAAGCTGGCCACGAGTTTCAACCTCAGCACGGCGCAGGCGTAAAACTTCTACTTTAGAAATGGCGCCTTCCGCGATCAGCGGTTCCGACATTTTAATTTCTTGCTGGAGCAGGCTTAGGCTATTGCGGAACTGAATTTCCTTGGCTGAGAAATCCCGCAATTCCTGCTGGCGCTGGATCAACTGCTCTTCCAGACCGGATATCTCATTATGCAGTTGCTGGCGGCGGCTGTTATAAAGCTCTTTTTCTCCTGCCGCGATTTTAGGCGCTTGTGTCGTGATTTCTGCGGAAAGCACGAGCTCTTGACCGTTGATTTCAGCGTTCAGACGTTCAATTCGCGACAGTAGCGCAAGCCGATCGGCTTCGGTTTCACCGACGTTGGAGGCAAAGCGGGTATCATCAAGGCGCAGCAAAGGATCGCCTGCATTGACAACTTGTCCCTCACGAATGAACACTTCCGTGATAATGCCGCCTTCCAGGTTTTGGATTTTTTGCAGCCGAGAAGATGGGATTGCTTTACCATCGCCGCGAGTGACTTCATCAATATTTGCGAGCCCAGCCCACAGGATGAAAAACAGGAAAAAAGCACCGACAGCCCACAGCGTGAAGCGAATCGATCGCGGTGAATCCTCGGTCATTGCTCGGCTCACTTCAGGCATCGTTTGCAGGCTCTCTTCATCTCCGCCGACAAAATACTGTTTGATTCGTCTGATATATTTACCGAGACGCATTGATCTGCCCCTTCTTCAACGCATCCATCACGATTACTTTCGGCCCATCAGCAATAATTTTACCTCTGTCGACAAT
This genomic interval from Pectobacterium aquaticum contains the following:
- a CDS encoding sensor domain-containing protein; this translates as MYEIIITLLLLLLLFSSVKNRKIKQNFKTDQKKQDFLNMAFFAMEYSPASIMIADENCEIIYVNRQFITMSGYMPDEVIGKKTNILNSGMTNASVYEDLWATINKGNIWSGEFVNRRKDGQLYWEKANIAKIYNKASNTTQYVGIKLDITERKSQEHHDNSYNRALDLLSSGAPLKDILDAIIFSVEEKNPGRIVCSVLLVDKEKKCLTLGSAPSLPGFYKNAIHNVKIADGVASFGTAAYTGKRVIADDISVHPHWSLYKGLALYAGLRSCWSEPIIGQNKEILGVLSVYHRKVYVPTEEEIFSIEKSAQLIAIAIERYHAIDMLRRSEEHYRQLAHYDSLTSLANGLTFAEQMEQAILLSKQTGRKIALMFLDLDKFKQINDSFGHAVGDLLLKEAAARMRGAVRDSDTVYRRSGDEFIILLQGIKEIDNTLYVADKIHNALNKPFEIDGKTLDISCSIGIALYPEHGTDSLTLAINADSAMYQAKAMGRSQTQIYHSMNDH
- a CDS encoding HlyD family type I secretion periplasmic adaptor subunit, with product MRLGKYIRRIKQYFVGGDEESLQTMPEVSRAMTEDSPRSIRFTLWAVGAFFLFFILWAGLANIDEVTRGDGKAIPSSRLQKIQNLEGGIITEVFIREGQVVNAGDPLLRLDDTRFASNVGETEADRLALLSRIERLNAEINGQELVLSAEITTQAPKIAAGEKELYNSRRQQLHNEISGLEEQLIQRQQELRDFSAKEIQFRNSLSLLQQEIKMSEPLIAEGAISKVEVLRLRRAEVETRGQLDSIKLSIPRAESAIKEGENKIEETRSRYKSEALSQLSEAQTSLNKIAATGKALEDRVNRTLVVSPVRGIVQQVLVNTIGGVIQPGSDLVEIVPLDDKLLVEAKIRPQDIAFLHPGQDAIIKLTAYDYTIYGGLKGQLEQISPDTVTDKEGNSFYIIRLRTDKNYLGSADKPLLIIPGMVASVDIITGKKTILSYLLKPIIRAKAEALRER